A stretch of the Macaca mulatta isolate MMU2019108-1 chromosome 16, T2T-MMU8v2.0, whole genome shotgun sequence genome encodes the following:
- the LOC100426537 gene encoding C-C motif chemokine 3-like: MQVSTAALAVLLCTVVLCNRISATFGADTPTSCCFSYISRQIPQNFIADYFETSSQCSKPGVIFLTKRGRQVCADPSKDWVQKYVSDLELSA, from the exons ATGCAGGTCTCCACTGCTGCCCTTGCTGTCCTCCTCTGCACCGTGGTTCTCTGCAACCGGATCTCAGCAACAT TTGGTGCTGACACGCCGACCTCCTGCTGCTTCAGCTACATCTCCcggcagattccacagaatttcATAGCTGACTACTTTGAGACCAGCAGCCAGTGCTCCAAGCCCGGTGTCAT CTTCCTAACCAAGAGAGGCCGGCAGGTCTGTGCTGACCCCAGTAAGGACTGGGTCCAGAAATACGTCAGCGACCTGGAGCTGAGTGCCTGA